The following proteins come from a genomic window of Ignavibacteriales bacterium:
- a CDS encoding UDP-N-acetylmuramoyl-tripeptide--D-alanyl-D-alanine ligase → MGKVKITIEDLFNIPSAEIYNPDAYKSLSTVEIDSRKVKKGSLFVAIKGEKFDGHDFILDALKKGASAVIIDSRKLKKFSFLEIPVIAVDDTAKAFGELAKIWRNKLSAKVISISGSNGKTTVKEMTAVLLAEKYKVIKTEANNNNHIGVPLTILSADNKCEALILEQGTNHFGEIPYSAKISQPDFSLITNIGDAHLEFLKSKEGIFKEKAALYNETVKHGGIVFLNMDDPVIRKNAELYNSKVKYGFNGKVDIKGKVVGYMTDGRTEIQISYKNKKIKTVLPIYGESNAKNFLAASAIALKLGLTPKQIINGVKNFKAVHGRLEVMKFKNAFLIDDTYNASPESVISAIELVKKIKTFKKKLIVLGDMYELGKSSPKIHKELAKLFTADKNLTVLTTGNMMKHMHSELRKNKVRSIHFYLREALALYLKYEEIENSVILVKGSRGMKMEEFANILETRFE, encoded by the coding sequence ATGGGCAAAGTAAAAATTACTATTGAGGATTTATTCAACATTCCAAGCGCGGAGATTTATAATCCTGACGCTTACAAATCCTTGTCAACAGTAGAGATCGATTCGCGAAAAGTAAAAAAGGGATCTCTATTTGTAGCGATCAAAGGGGAAAAGTTCGATGGTCACGATTTTATTCTCGATGCTCTAAAGAAAGGGGCTTCCGCAGTAATTATTGATTCGAGGAAATTGAAGAAATTCAGTTTCCTCGAAATTCCGGTTATCGCAGTTGATGATACCGCAAAAGCATTTGGCGAACTTGCAAAAATTTGGCGTAATAAACTTTCTGCAAAAGTTATTTCGATTTCGGGAAGCAACGGTAAGACAACAGTAAAAGAGATGACTGCTGTTTTGCTTGCGGAAAAATATAAGGTGATAAAAACCGAAGCCAATAACAATAATCATATTGGAGTACCGCTTACAATTTTAAGTGCAGACAATAAATGCGAAGCGTTAATCCTTGAACAAGGAACAAATCATTTTGGAGAGATTCCTTATTCAGCAAAAATTTCTCAACCGGATTTTTCGTTAATTACAAATATTGGCGATGCACACTTAGAATTTTTGAAAAGTAAAGAAGGAATCTTCAAAGAGAAAGCCGCATTGTATAATGAAACTGTTAAACACGGCGGAATCGTATTCTTAAATATGGACGATCCGGTCATCAGAAAAAATGCGGAACTCTATAACTCAAAAGTTAAATATGGATTCAATGGCAAAGTTGATATTAAAGGAAAAGTAGTCGGTTATATGACAGATGGCAGAACGGAAATTCAAATCTCCTATAAAAACAAAAAAATCAAAACAGTTCTTCCAATTTATGGTGAATCTAATGCAAAGAATTTTTTGGCTGCATCGGCAATTGCATTAAAGTTAGGATTGACGCCGAAGCAGATTATAAATGGTGTTAAGAATTTTAAAGCAGTTCACGGCAGATTGGAAGTAATGAAATTCAAAAACGCTTTTCTTATTGATGATACTTATAACGCAAGTCCGGAATCTGTTATATCAGCAATCGAACTTGTAAAAAAAATAAAGACGTTTAAAAAGAAATTAATTGTTCTCGGCGATATGTATGAACTTGGTAAAAGTTCACCAAAGATTCACAAAGAATTAGCAAAATTATTTACTGCTGATAAAAATTTAACCGTGCTGACAACCGGAAATATGATGAAGCACATGCATTCGGAATTACGGAAAAATAAAGTAAGATCGATTCATTTTTATCTGCGGGAAGCATTAGCGCTCTATCTGAAATACGAAGAAATTGAAAACTCTGTGATACTTGTAAAAGGATCACGCGGAATGAAGATGGAAGAATTCGCAAACATTTTGGAGACAAGGTTTGAATAA
- a CDS encoding UDP-N-acetylmuramoyl-L-alanyl-D-glutamate--2,6-diaminopimelate ligase, producing MKLSEILNNVKAIQVIGNAESKEISNITLDSRKVSEGSLFFAIAGEKQDGHKFIQDAINQGASAVVVKNANAVPDQIFSHSGCVKIVVSDSRKSLAEFSNIFYGEPSKRIKLIGITGTKGKTTTAFYLKNVFQHAGFKTGLIGTIANFIGEKEVKTMLTTPQSSEINSLLAQMVNEKCTHCVMEVSSHALALNRVDYLNFDAAIFTNITSDHMDYHKTFDHYFSSKKILFDMMPADGKIIFNADDSSSSKLVKDSHAQKHSYGSLENSEFRIQNLEYSLDGTTFDLSYSEKNYQFKTSLVGHFNAFNAASAFATAVVSGIDPQVAVEGINTTPQVPGRFEIVSRKNKKVIVDYSHTSDSLKQALTAVHHIVKDERCVYTVFGCGGDRDRTKRPIMGEIAASMSKRVYVTSDNPRTEDPSFIIDEILKGIKTNNYRVIENREEAIRSAILESEDDAVILIAGKGHENYQEINGVRKHFSDKELSQKYLAEWAK from the coding sequence ACATTGGATTCTCGTAAAGTATCTGAGGGCTCTCTCTTTTTTGCCATTGCTGGCGAAAAACAAGACGGTCATAAATTTATTCAAGACGCAATCAATCAAGGCGCATCTGCTGTTGTTGTAAAGAATGCAAATGCTGTCCCCGATCAAATCTTTTCTCACAGCGGCTGTGTTAAAATCGTTGTTTCGGATAGCCGCAAATCACTCGCTGAGTTCTCTAATATTTTTTACGGTGAACCATCAAAGAGAATAAAATTGATTGGCATAACCGGAACAAAAGGAAAAACCACAACAGCTTTTTATCTGAAAAATGTTTTTCAGCATGCCGGGTTTAAAACCGGATTAATCGGGACGATAGCAAATTTCATTGGTGAGAAAGAAGTAAAAACTATGTTGACAACACCGCAATCCAGTGAAATTAATTCTCTGCTTGCACAAATGGTCAACGAAAAATGTACTCATTGTGTTATGGAAGTTTCATCTCACGCCTTGGCTTTGAATAGAGTTGACTATTTGAACTTTGATGCGGCGATTTTTACGAACATCACTTCCGATCATATGGATTACCACAAAACATTTGATCATTACTTTTCATCAAAAAAGATTTTGTTTGATATGATGCCGGCTGATGGTAAAATAATTTTTAATGCCGATGATTCCAGTTCATCCAAACTTGTAAAAGATTCACATGCGCAAAAACATTCTTACGGCAGTTTGGAGAACTCGGAATTTAGAATTCAGAATTTAGAGTACTCGCTGGATGGAACAACATTCGATTTATCATACAGCGAAAAGAATTATCAATTCAAAACCAGTTTGGTAGGACATTTTAACGCATTCAACGCAGCCTCGGCTTTTGCAACTGCTGTTGTAAGCGGTATAGATCCTCAAGTTGCCGTCGAAGGAATTAATACAACTCCGCAAGTTCCGGGAAGATTCGAAATAGTTTCCAGAAAAAATAAAAAAGTGATTGTTGATTATTCACACACAAGCGATTCACTTAAGCAAGCGCTTACTGCAGTTCATCATATTGTTAAGGATGAACGTTGTGTTTACACTGTCTTTGGATGCGGCGGTGACAGAGATAGAACTAAACGCCCGATTATGGGTGAGATAGCCGCTTCAATGAGCAAACGTGTTTATGTAACATCTGATAATCCAAGAACTGAAGATCCTTCCTTTATCATTGACGAAATTTTAAAGGGAATTAAAACCAATAACTACCGTGTAATTGAAAATCGTGAGGAAGCAATTCGATCTGCAATTCTAGAAAGCGAGGACGATGCAGTTATTCTCATTGCCGGCAAGGGACACGAGAACTACCAAGAAATTAACGGAGTGCGCAAGCACTTTTCAGATAAAGAACTTTCTCAAAAATATTTGGCAGAATGGGCAAAGTAA